A single window of Dermacentor albipictus isolate Rhodes 1998 colony chromosome 1, USDA_Dalb.pri_finalv2, whole genome shotgun sequence DNA harbors:
- the LOC139055267 gene encoding uncharacterized protein isoform X2: MMQLRSFLLCASTCLVLGSLCHWTAAAPQHPGFNPLLERQAESTPQTPPAPQPPAPPPGWFNFPGVGVVVPTFQVPNFQFAVINWTFPGFQTPQVLQVPWMPQMPQMPQMPQIPQMPQFNFSVPGFGILPSIPSLPGLPGLPGLPAVPAMPGFVGLSGDIPDVPDIPDVPDIPDIPDIPDVPDVVGGTGASPSIPVPQDLPPSAPIASEKLVDHGSSQ, translated from the exons ATGATGCAGCTCAGATCGTTCTTGCTGTGCGCCTCGACGTGCTTGGTACTGGGATCCTTATGCCACTGGACGGCAGCCGCACCGCAACACCCGGGATTCAACCCGCTGCTCGAACGCCAAGCTGAATCGACACCCCAGACACCACCAGCACCGCAGCCTCCGGCGCCGCCGCCGGGATGGTTCAACTTCCCAGGGGTCGGCGTGGTTGTACCGACCTTCCAAGTTCCAAACTTCCAGTTCGCGGTCATCAACTGGACGTTCCCCGGGTTTCAG ACTCCCCAGGTACTTCAAGTTCCGTGGATGCCTCAGATGCCTCAGATGCCTCAGATGCCTCAGATTCCTCAAATGCCCCAGTTCAACTTCTCTGTACCCGGCTTCGGTATCCTACCAAGCATCCCAAGTCTTCCCGGACTTCCCGGACTTCCCGGACTTCCCGCTGTGCCTGCCATGCCAGGTTTTGTAGGCTTGTCTGGTGATATACCCGATGTTCCTGACATTCCCGATGTCCCGGATATACCAGACATTCCAGATATCCCGGATGTCCCTGACGTTGTCGGTGGCACAGGTGCCTCACCATCCATTCCCGTGCCTCAAGATCTGCCCCCGTCGGCGCCAATCGCAAGCGAGAAACTTGTAGACCACGGGTCGTCACAGTGA
- the LOC139055299 gene encoding heme-binding protein 2-like — MWISVTTQARTLFEAKRKSFRKLIYYIQGFNDQNVTVDLTTPHRTLVTRGASGRRLANYTMAFPLPADLYMNPPQANDKDICITVEPPRRYAVKVFGGQPKEQEWLSEAEEFIQAMRKDRRVNLDQFYVARYDLIFWVLERRNEIWLSMK, encoded by the exons ATGTGGATCAGCGTGACAACACAAGCGAGGACACTTTTTGAAGCGAAGAGGAAGAGCTTTCGCAAACTCATTTATTACATCCAGGGCTTCAATGATCAGA ACGTGACGGTGGACCTGACCACACCTCACCGGACCTTGGTGACCCGCGGAGCGAGTGGCCGGCGCCTGGCCAACTACACCATGGCGTTTCCGCTACCAGCCGACCTCTACATGAACCCGCCGCAGGCCAACGACAAGGACATCTGCATCACTGTCGAGCCGCCGCGCCGATACGCCGTGAA GGTATTCGGCGGGCAGCCCAAAGAGCAGGAATGGTTGAGCGAGGCGGAAGAGTTCATCCAGGCGATGCGCAAGGATCGCCGTGTAAACTTGGACCAATTCTACGTGGCCCGGTACGACCTCATATTCTGGGTGCTGGAGCGCCGCAACGAGATATGGTTAAGCATGAAATGA
- the LOC139055267 gene encoding uncharacterized protein isoform X1 → MNGMMQLRSFLLCASTCLVLGSLCHWTAAAPQHPGFNPLLERQAESTPQTPPAPQPPAPPPGWFNFPGVGVVVPTFQVPNFQFAVINWTFPGFQTPQVLQVPWMPQMPQMPQMPQIPQMPQFNFSVPGFGILPSIPSLPGLPGLPGLPAVPAMPGFVGLSGDIPDVPDIPDVPDIPDIPDIPDVPDVVGGTGASPSIPVPQDLPPSAPIASEKLVDHGSSQ, encoded by the exons ATGAACG GGATGATGCAGCTCAGATCGTTCTTGCTGTGCGCCTCGACGTGCTTGGTACTGGGATCCTTATGCCACTGGACGGCAGCCGCACCGCAACACCCGGGATTCAACCCGCTGCTCGAACGCCAAGCTGAATCGACACCCCAGACACCACCAGCACCGCAGCCTCCGGCGCCGCCGCCGGGATGGTTCAACTTCCCAGGGGTCGGCGTGGTTGTACCGACCTTCCAAGTTCCAAACTTCCAGTTCGCGGTCATCAACTGGACGTTCCCCGGGTTTCAG ACTCCCCAGGTACTTCAAGTTCCGTGGATGCCTCAGATGCCTCAGATGCCTCAGATGCCTCAGATTCCTCAAATGCCCCAGTTCAACTTCTCTGTACCCGGCTTCGGTATCCTACCAAGCATCCCAAGTCTTCCCGGACTTCCCGGACTTCCCGGACTTCCCGCTGTGCCTGCCATGCCAGGTTTTGTAGGCTTGTCTGGTGATATACCCGATGTTCCTGACATTCCCGATGTCCCGGATATACCAGACATTCCAGATATCCCGGATGTCCCTGACGTTGTCGGTGGCACAGGTGCCTCACCATCCATTCCCGTGCCTCAAGATCTGCCCCCGTCGGCGCCAATCGCAAGCGAGAAACTTGTAGACCACGGGTCGTCACAGTGA
- the LOC139055253 gene encoding uncharacterized protein, translating to MAHIRMVAMWIFLIVAVTGLGAAPTAVGAEDQDAADNPQAQPASRTVVVAGSVGVPLSVNSALAPASRQEYAAVQPAGGYGPVPRSRLRRNAHRRRRRLDNPRYYYPNGDYSADTEVGWDNYRRRAVRESAEVGRRSDSYQAPYASPLESDAAASAERFKVDEGQREPEQEYAAGGYDYRTGYQRQGYQKQRRSAAALPAPRRNAKQWGSWQSDYGGHMQQSWNARYPQYDYGEAAVAYARKEPSKFYGREEAASGVADPGGNAASSYAADVAGQDGVVERAGDAPAVAPAAIPQ from the exons ATGGCTCACATTCGAATGGTAGCTATGTGGATTTTCTTGATCGTAGCGGTCACCGGGCTGGGCGCCGCCCCTACGGCTGTCGGAGCAGAGGATCAGGATGCCGCAG ACAACCCACAGGCCCAGCCCGCGTCAAGGACCGTCGTCGTGGCCGGATCCGTTGGCGTGCCGCTGAGCGTCAACTCGGCGCTGGCGCCGGCCAGCCGCCAGGAGTACGCGGCTGTGCAGCCGGCGGGCGGCTACGGCCCGGTGCCGCGCAGCAGGCTGCGCCGGAACGCCCACAGGCGTCGGAGGCGCCTGGACAACCCGCGCTACTACTACCCGAACGGCGACTACTCGGCGGACACAGAGGTCGGCTGGGACAACTACCGCCGGCGAGCCGTGCGCGAGTCGGCTGAGGTGGGCCGGCGCTCGGACTCCTACCAGGCACCCTACGCGTCTCCGCTGGAGTCGGACGCCGCCGCTTCGGCGGAGCGCTTCAAGGTCGACGAAGGTCAGAGGGAGCCGGAACAGGAGTACGCGGCCGGTGGGTACGACTACCGGACTGGCTACCAGCGCCAAGGCTATCAGAAGCAGCGACGCTCCGCCGCCGCACTGCCGGCACCCAGGCGAAACGCCAAGCAGTGGGGCTCGTGGCAGTCGGACTACGGCGGCCATATGCAGCAGTCCTGGAACGCGCGCTACCCGCAGTATGACTACGGTGAGGCAGCCGTTGCATACGCCAGGAAGGAGCCGTCCAAGTTCTATGGCCGCGAAGAAGCCGCCTCGGGCGTGGCCGATCCGGGCGGCAACGCGGCTTCCAGCTATGCCGCCGATGTGGCCGGCCAGGACGGAGTAGTGGAGCGCGCTGGAGACGCGCCGGCTGTCGCCCCCGCCGCCATCCCCCAGTAG